In Phocoena phocoena chromosome 3, mPhoPho1.1, whole genome shotgun sequence, the DNA window GAAGAGGTGGCTCGTCTCTGAGGGATTCAAAAGAACAAGCCTAACATGAATTATGACAAACACAGCCGATCCCTCAGATACTATTATATGAAGAATATCATTGAAAATGTGAGGGGTCAGAAGTTTGTGTACAAGTTTGTCTCGCACCCAGAGATTTTGAATACGGTTCCTATGCCAGTGGGCAGGCTTGAGGGAGACTGAAGCTTTACGCATCAGTGAAGTCAGCAGCGAGAGATCCATAGATGAGGAGAGTGGAGGgaaaaagaagccaccgcagcctGGTGCCAAGACCCCTAGCTGCAGTGACTACAGACACTCTGGCTTATATTCTTCATTTACCCTTAAATCTTTGAACTCCTCCAATAGGAAGCTTTTCAAATCTATAAAGGTTGAGAATCCAGCTGAGAAATTTGCAGAGAAAAAAATCCCCTCTGTTATCAAATTTGTAACACCTTCCAAAAAGCCACCAGCAGAAACTCTTGCTGCTGTCAATTCAACTGACCCAAGTATTTCTCCATCTTCCAAGGAAACAATCCAAGCGTTGGAGAGTTTATATTCCCCCAAACTGCCTTCCCTAGAAGCACCAACTTCTGCATCCAGCACAACTGCTGCTTTTACCACCACACCTCCTATTTCGTCCGTTTGCCCTTTTCAGGAACCTCCTAGAACACCTTCACTACCGCTGAGTTCCAACCCAGACACGGACCCAGACATGGACGCAGACATGGACGCAGACAGGGAATTAGTGGCTTCTCAGCCAATGGAAATTCCAGATAACTTGTCACTGGAGCCGAAAGACCAGGATTCAGCTTTGCcagaaaaggacaaaataattcaTCAAGGTCCAAGAAACCCAAAGGGTTAGAGCTGGCACCAACCCTCATGATCACAAGTGATCAAAGCCCACCGATAATATTAAGCCCATCTCTCCCTAGAGCTTTTCTTAGGCCAGCACTATTTTCACAGACACCCATCTTACTGTCTTGGAGTCCCTTGCTCTCCAGTATCTACTTTTGGAGTATTCTCAGCCCTGTTGCTCCCCTAAGTCCAGCCAGACTTCAAGGTGCTAAAACACTTTTCAAGTTTCCTTCTGTGCTGAACAGTCATGGTCTGTTCAGTTTAGCCTGGATGGACCTTCCACCCCTGGCCCATTTTCCCCAGATCTACAGAAAAAATAACCTATGCACTTGTGGAATGAGAGAACcaaggaataaagaaacagacagaCATCGAACAAGAACACTTTTAAAGTGCGCAATTGATACTTCCACAATGATAATAGTCTATTGTGATTTCTGCCATTTCCCATTAAAATGCTTATTTAGGAgtccctcaaaaaaataaaaagattcactCTCTTCCTACATTTTAATTATACTATACAGTATAAGTATATCAGGTCATCATGTTGTCATCTTTAAATGCAGTTTTATTAGTCAGTTATCCCTCAGTACAGCTGCAGGTGGGGGGCAGGAAGAGTTTCCAGGTACACTCCAATGTTAAGTACAACTTACTGTTTTTCTTCTATCAGTGAAAATGGGAATACAATTGCCTTATATATATTATAGCTGTTGACATTTCAAAGTTTTATAGGCACACAGGGAACACTAatctaaaataaatttccttctagTGTAAAATGTACAGCTGAGAAGTTAATGCACACACCTCACAGCTTGTGGTTTGACTGAGATTTGTCCTGGCACCCAGCTAGGACTGAGTGATTCAGACCTCCTACCAAAGCCAAGTGCTCTGGGATTCTTTAGCTTAAGTACCTAAagagtggggatggggagggatgggtggaAGGCTCAGCGCTGTCAAGACGCAAAGATGAAACTGGAGCCAGCCTCTTTATTACAAACGGTGAGTTCACATCTAAGTGTCTGCCTTTCTTAACAAGAAGCACGGTGCCATGCCAGGGAATCCCAGGCCAGGGAAAAGTTCTGTTACAAACTTTAAGTGCCAGGCGAGGACAGATTCGATCCCAGCGGCGCTAAGTGATTCAGCTGTCAGGCTTCCTCCCGCAGGTTGTCACTCAGGTACGAGGGGGCGGGGTATTGGAAATCTGTCCAACCGGGAGGCCGCTGAGGGAGGCCGCTGAGGCAGGTGGGTGGGGCGATGTTCTGCACCGGCGTGGACGTCATTTCTTTCTCCAATTGCGCCTAGAACCGCTGGCTGTGTGCGGTTCACTACCCCTGGAGAGAGCCCTCCATGTCACGTGTCTGCACGGGTCTTTGGAGTCGTTAGGAAGGACTCAGACTCAGGAAACCTCGAAATGGTGAGTGTGGTGCCCCAGGCTGCGGCCGCCGCGGAGGGACTGGTCGAAACCGGCCGAAGCCGGCCATCTTTTTGACACGGCCTCCTATCGCTCCACGCCGGAGTCTACGGATACGCGGCGCTTGCGGCGCCGCTCGTACCTCTGTCCCCTCCGGCTCGCAGCGTGGGGATTGGCCCGGCAGCCGGGACCGCAGGCGTCCTGTTTTGTCACTTCGTGCAGGAACTTCCGCCCCGGCGTCTCTCCGCGCGGCTCTGCGCCCGCAGCCCCTCTTCTCTCCCGGATTGTGCGGTGAACTCGGGCGCCGTCTTCAGGTGACAATCGTGACTCGTTCTCCAGGATTCGGTCCTGGGATTATCTGTTCCCTGACGGGTCCCAGCCCCTCCTTGCTGCCCAGGGGGCACCcgttttcctctgagttttccAAATGTTTGGGAAGCAAAGTCTCAAATCAAAGACCCCGGCCCAGCAGAGTAGCTCTTTGTAGGGCTTGTAGTAAATCATTACATTTCCATGTTATTCCCCGTCTTCACAACGTCAGTTTCCCCTCTCCGATTCACATCGTCTGTCAACTGTTCATCTTCCGTGGTCCATTTCATACAAAcccaatattttaattgtttttactaTTTGCGCAGAGTCGTGGATTGCATTGGGAAGGGGGGCTGTCTGTGTATATTTTACAGGAGCGGGAAGCCAAGAATAACTACTTGGAAGTAGGTGTATGAAATTCTTTCTCCTCCCCgttttttttctgggaagagaCATCCTATGGGAAGTCCTTTTGTCGAGGTTTTTTTATGAAACTTTTCTGGACGATCTGTGCTGTGACCACTGCCCGTCCCTGGGTTAGTCCCCTTCAAAagatttattcacttatttgagtttttcttttcaatagtgtaaaatgtatttaattaataGAGCTTGAAAGACCatgtaaaatatttccaaagaggtaagagagttgaatttcagggggaaaaaaattttcAGTATTACATTCCagttgttaagaatttttgtttcacttttttaattCCCTGAGTAAGGTGAGTTCTTTTGGAGTCTCCTTTACTGTTGGTTGATTTCAAATGAAATGTCAGGATTTAGACTTGGAGACAAAAAGTATTCAAGTGTGATTACTTACATACTAATTAAACTTGCCTTGGAAATAATAAATGACTGACATATTTTTCCTGAAAG includes these proteins:
- the LOC136120394 gene encoding LOW QUALITY PROTEIN: ETS domain-containing protein Elk-4-like (The sequence of the model RefSeq protein was modified relative to this genomic sequence to represent the inferred CDS: inserted 4 bases in 3 codons; substituted 1 base at 1 genomic stop codon); amino-acid sequence: MHEALTPNPRLSSDHPPRGHHTIWSRHGRSSERRGRPGSRLPAAPRVDSGLQTPELTVGRPGSHHGQFQLVLPPPSSNTRLPNSPFPIFSGSVLSTSRLSWGAMSVVPNITWTVRILAAVEAGAVATEELGPGEKGPGLGILETFNTGQLIIELSPGGVNNGTGQHSSQHKLPSTQQPTVPAAIRQQSRDPEAASQVASFIAVNNAITLWQFLLLLLKEPQNDHMICWTFNDGEFKHLQAEEVARLXGIQKNKPNMNYDKHSRSLRYYYMKNIIENVRGQKFVYKFVSHPEILNTVPMPVGRLEGDXEALRISEVSSERSIDEESGGKKKPPQPGAKTPSCSDYRHSGLYSSFTLKSLNSSNRKLFKSIKVENPAEKFAEKKIPSVIKFVTPSKKPPAETLAAVNSTDPSISPSSKETIQALESLYSPKLPSLEAPTSASSTTAAFTTTPPISSVCPFQEPPRTPSLPLSSNPDTDPDMDADMDADRELVASQPMEIPDNLSLEPKDQDSALPEKDXNNSSRSKKPKGLELAPTLMITSDQSPPIILSPSLPRAFLRPALFSQTPILLSWSPLLSSIYFWSILSPVAPLSPARLQGAKTLFKFPSVLNSHGLFSLXLDGPSTPGPFSPDLQKK